The following DNA comes from Ignavibacteria bacterium.
TGATAACAGGTTACCAACTTCTTTACCTGTTGCATCGTATATTTTTAATGTTGCAAATCCGCTTACCGGTAAAGCAAACCTGATCTTTGTTGTCGGGTTGAACGGATTCGGATAGTTCTGCATTAACTGGAAGCCTGTCGGTACTTCACTGCTGATAGGCTGAATACCAATTACGTCAGTTCCTTTAATATAGATCATCTGTGCTGTTGAAGCAGGAGCGCCGTTAACGTTTGAACCCGGAACAGAGTCACCCTGTGTAATAATATTTACAGTGTTGCCTGCATTTCTGGGAGCAATAGCTACATAACGATAGTCTCTTAACGGACCGCTGTTATTTGTTAACTGTGTTGGTGTTGACCATGTAGCACCGTTATTTAATGAATATGATAAATATACATCAAAGAAGTTGTTTCCGATACTGCTGGTATCCTGTCTTGCTTTGTTATAAGCGCAGTATAAAGCGCCGCCAAATTCACCTCTTCCGATAACGCCTCTTGTAACTGAAAGGAATACGTCATTTGTTGAGTTTGAACCGTTTAAACCGTCTGCTGAATCGATTTTAACGGGGTTTCCGCCGTTAATTGAAGGTGACCAGAATACCATCTTTGAAGGTAAACCGGGTGTGAATGTACCTGCAACCGGATCTGTATGTGCAAGACCGATCACTACACATGGCTGTGTTCCTTTGTAAACCATGTTAATGCTTCTGATTGTACCCATACTATCTGCCGGGTTCCAGTTAAGAATTGTCTGAGGAGCACCGAATGTTGTACCGCCATCTGTTGATTCTATTAACTGCGCACCGCCCGATAATGTTAATGTAGCAACTCCGTATCTTGTGCCATCATCAGAAACAGCAACTGAATACTGTTCTGCTGTTTCACCGTTAGGAACTGCAGTCCAGCCTCTGAATGTACCGGGTGTGTTCAGGTTTGTACATACGTTATACAGACATGAATCTACGCCATTTTGTGAGCTGATAAATAATACATGATTATTTGTTGGATTAGTATATGCATACGGCCAAATGTTTCCTAATGCGGGATTTGATAGACCCGGATCTAATGTTGTCCATGTACCAGCGCCTGCAAATACGTCTACGAACAAATATGTTCTTGTTGTAGCATTTACTTCATTGCTATGAAGAAGAACAACTGCTCTGCTGTCATTTGTAGCTGTAATACACGGGAAACCGCCCCTTGTAGTAGCTACTACACCAATATAATCCCATGAAGTACCACCGTTTGATGTATAGAAATAACGGCCGTTTCTATCAGCCCAGTTCGGACCCGGATCAGTTGATGTCATAAATACAGCATGCATTTCAAGTGGATTTGCCGGATTCTGCCAGATATACTGTAATACAGAATTTGACTGAAGGTCATACTGTGTTCTTGCGTTCACATTCACTTCAGAAAGTGTCCAGGTAGCTGGAGCATCTGACTGCTGGTATACTATCGGTTGTTCCTGCAGATCATAATCTACCCTTTGGCTATTATAAACAAATGGACCGTTATCGCCTCTTAAAGCGTCGCCATTCCATACAATTTTGTAGCTTTTGTGTCTGTCTGTTGAAAAAGTAGTACTGACCGCACCGATCATTACAACTACCAACAAGAGAGTAAACAGTTTGTTGTACATTAGATTTTTCTCCTATGTTTTTATGAATAAATTGAGATTTTTGCTAATTATTTGAATTCAATATAATAGATTTAAATAAACTTGTCAAGTAATTTAATTATAAAAATAAATTTTGTCCTTGTTAATTTTCCATTAATTTATTTAAGAATCACCATTTTTTTAACATCTGAATAGAACCCTGCTTCTATTTTGTAGAAGTAAACACCGCTTGAAATTTCAGCAGCATTAAAATCTATTTTATATGTTCCGGCTCCCAGTTTACCGTTATATATTGTGCTTACTTCCCTGCCAAGAATATCGTAGAGACTGAGCTTCACAATATCTTCTTTCGGAACATCAAACCTGATAGTAGTTGAAGGATTGAACGGATTCGGATAGTTCTGGAAAAGACTGAAACGTTCAGGAACATTTGAAGAGATCTGTTCGATACCAATTACACCGAATTTATTTTTTGCATTATTTGAATTATTCCTGAGATCAGCAAGGTCATTTCCTTTTACAACCGCATAACCAACAACAACGGAATCGTTATTATTCAGATTCATGGGTCCCGCAGAAATTACAAAACAATTTATTCCGGGTCCCTGGTAACCGCTTACTATACCGTTGCTCATCGCATCCCACTTTTCCTGTGTGGTAAAGCCAGTCAAAACTTCACTGGCATTCAACGCTTTAAAATTAAGGTTTTGATTTGAAAGCAGGCTTACGCCTATGTACGGATTTGTTGCAGAATTATTAAAAGTGTAACCGATCTTGTTCGCAGTATCAAGCGATGTAATGTTATTCGTATTTACACCGTTAGGAGTAGCATAAAGATACATAGCTGCATACATATTGGAAATAGATGCACCGCTGGTATTTTTAATTGTATACCTTAATATTATATAGTTTGCATCCGGGGCAGTGTTCCATGCAAAGCTTTCTGATCTTACAGTTACCCCAATTTTATTTGAACCGGCGCCATTATCGTTAAAATATCCTTTGCCGTCTTCGTTTGAAAGAATCCCGGGCAAAGTCATGTTATATGAATTAATAGCTGTGAAATCTGTATCAGAAGAAGTTGCAGGAGCAGTTCCTTTTCTAACCGCATCAGAAACTTTTGTATTGCTTACACCTATCATCAGCCCGCCTTCGAGAACCTGGTTGCCTGTATAAGTTGGTATAGAAAGACCGCTTCCGTAAGCCTGTGTTTTCTTCCCAACAGCACCGTCTTTTGTAAGTGATAGCTTCATATTATTGATAGTATGCGTAGCCCATCCCTGCCTGAATGTAACTGTAAAATTTGCAGTGTTATTATCATGGTAAGCATTAGCCGATGTTCTTAATGAAAATGTCACAACCTTATCAAACGGGCAGCTTGATTTAGCTTTTACCCTGAAAGTATTGGTTATACCTGTAGAATATGTTGTGTATGCCGAAAGGTTACCCGCATATACTGAATCCTGAACTATTTCTACATCAGGGTCATTTGAAGTTAGCCTTAAAGAAACATTATTGCCTGCAAGCCAGATATTTTTATAAGTCAGGTTTACTGTAACTGTTTCATTGATATCAAATACTTTATCATTATTTCCGTATAATGAATCACTTATCTGCTGCGAGATCCTGGAAATAATCGGAAGATCACTTACGCATTTGAATGCATTTACCCTGCCGGTACCAAGCATACCAACATAAGTGGGATTAATATTATATATACTGTCAACTCCAAGAAGCAGCCTTTCGACAACCTGTGTATTTGTCCAGGAAGGATATTTGGAACGGATAAGCCCTACTACACCGCATGTAACCGGGGTTGACATTGATGTACCGCTGTTAAGTCCGTAAATATTATTATATAAAGTACTAAGTATATTTTCACCGGGCGCTGAAATATCAACGGTGGAATGATAATTAGAAAAGCTTGATTTAACATCTGTTGCATTAGTAGAAGCAACATTTATCACATTATCATAAGATCCGGGATACCTTGGAACATTTGAACCGTCATTGCCTGCAGATGCACAAATAACAACACCTGCTGACCATGCATTATTGATAATATTCTGAGTAGCTGAGCTGAATGTAGCTCCGCCAAAACTGCAGTTTATAACCTTTGCCCCGTTTTGATATTGATAAACAATACCGCTGTTTGAATTATATATATTGTTATCCGGAACGTCAGGGGCATGTTTTGTAATTCTGAGCTTAACCTTGAATCCGGGTCCGGCGCCATGAGTATTATTATTAGTAACCTGTGAAGCACAGCCTGAAACATGAACACCGTGGTCGCTGCCGCCCATTACATTGGGGTCATTATCTCCGTTATAAAAATCCCAGCCTCTCAGATCATCTATATAACCATTGCCGTCATTATCTATACCGTCATCGGGATCAGTCCACAGGTATTTTATATTCGCGCCAAGATCAGGATGGTCCAGATCGCCGCCGCTGTCAACAATTCCGATAACTACGTTAGTATCACCCTGGGTAATATCCCAGGCCTGGTAAGAATTAATTCTTCCAATATGATACTGGTTTGCAATTTCAGGATCGTTAGGAACAAATAATGCCTCATAAACAAATTCGGGTTCAGCCCATTCAAGAATATCACGGTTAGCTTTCAGTATCTCATTTGAAAGATCTGTTGGATCGATATTACCGTTGTATTTAATAGTAACAAAACGGTCAAGGTCTTCATCACCGGGCAAACGTTTGCTTAAATCCTTTTTTAACGGGAATGGTTTATAAACACTTTTAACTTCGTATTGCTGAATAATATTATCAATTGAAGGGGTCGCTGTTGAAAGTGAGGAAATATTATTATTTGGAGCTTTAAATTTAATATTTATGATTCCGGGTTGATATTTTGCTCCGTCAGAAGTTCTTAAAATTACCCTGTCACCGATCTTTTTATACTTAAGATCCGGGCTATCCTTAAAGCTGAAAAATGATAATAACATTGGGCAAAGTAAAAACAGCCAGTACTTTTTCATTTCAAATACAATTAAATTTAGTTGAATTAATAGTACAATCTATATATAAAACTAAACATTTTCAATGCTTTTTTACTATTTCAGCGTGTATTTGAATATTATTAACCTGCTATTTTAGTTTTATTTACAAAAACAGCGGCTTCACATATTAATAAAGTATTAGTCTGCTCACTTAATTAAAACCATCTTTTTGGAAATTGAATTCCACCTGCCTGAATTTTCTTCATTGTATTCCATTACATAATAGTAAACACCGCTGGCTAGATTTGCCGCATTGAAATCTGCTTTGTAACTGCCCCTTGCCATTTCACCTTCCGCAAGTATGCTTACAAGCTCTCCAGCTGAATTGTATACCTTCAGCTTTACAAATGAATTTACCGGAACACTGAATTCAATCTGTGTAACCGGATTAAACGGATTTGGATAATTTTGCTTGAGTTCGAATTCTTCCGGAATAATATTATTAATATTTTGAATCCCGATAGGACTGCACGAAAGACCGTTATCATATACCTTTATAAACACAATTTGTGCGTTAGATGTACTTGAGCCGTTAATACTGCTTCCCGGAATTGAGTCGCGCTGAGCTGTTATGTGAATTGCATTATTTTGTTCAGCAATACTTGGATACCTGAAATCCCGCAGTGGTCCTGATGTGTTTGTGATTTGATATGAAGTACCCCATAAAGCACCTGAAGTTACAGTACACTTTAAGTGAATATCAAAAAAATTGTTTCCGGCAGCATCTGTATCATTTCTCGCTTTACAATAAGCTACAAAGTAAACAGAACTAAACACAGAATATCCGATTACTGGCCTGCAAACACCGCTAAAAACATCGTTAGTAGGATTTGAACCGGTTAATCCCATGGAAGAATCTATCTTTTGAGGACTACCGTTATTAACAGTTGGAGACCAAAAAATTATATGACTTATTTTCTTCGGAAAATATTCACCGCTTGTAGGTGATCTTTTACACACTTCAAATACTACACTTGGGGTTTCGCCGTAATAAGAACAATCAATACCTCTAAGCGCTGCAAGACTATCGGTATTATAATTAGCCGCCCATATTGTCACGGGTTCAGACCAGCTTAGTCCGCTGTTACTTGATTCAATAAATTTCACTGAGCCGGGCGCTACATTAGTTTGCATTGATGTTATAAAGGCTATCCCTATTTTATCAGGTGTGACATCTATAGCGCTCATTATGGGTGAAGAGAAACTGTCTATGTTCGTATATCCGGAAAATGTACCGGGTGGATTAAAGTTAGTACAACTATTTTTAAAAGGTGAACAGGTGAAAAAAAGATGGTTATTTGTATTCCTTATTATACCGACAGGATTTAAAGGAACTATTGAATTTGCCAAACCAGGATCCAGGGTTGTCCAAGTACCCGCTCCGGCGAATACATCCACATATACTAATGTTCTTAAGCTGCCGTTATCTGAACTGCTTGTTAATATTACAGCGCGGCTATCATTGGTAAATGTCAATGAAGGGAATCCTGCGCGTGTTTGCGCAACTTCGCCAATGTAGTCCCAGGAAGTCCCTCCATTGGATGTATAAAAATACCTGACATTTCGGTTGGTGTATGCGGGGGGTGGATCTGTTGAAACCAAAAAACAGGCATGCATTTCCAATGGATTTGAGGGATTCACTTCGAGCATATGCGTGGAACCTAAAGACTGCATATCGTAAACGGTTCTGCCGTTTACATTAACTTCAGTTATAGTGGAACCTTGAGAATGCAAAAAATTTGAGTTGGATACCATCAAACATAACAGGGCTAAATACAAGGTTGTTTTCATTTCAGGTTAAATTTAGTTAGTGCCGTATTACAAAAATAATAGTTTTATAGATAAAAAATTATTTAATATTTGAATATTCTAAAACCGGTTATTACAAATTTATTCAGTTTGGAGAGCTTAAAGCAAAGAAATATTTAGATAATTTGATGATTATATTTCTGCATGATTTATATCATTTATGAAGAATATGCCCGTTTTTATGCAGATTTTAAACCTTTATAAAAGACAGTTTTATAAAAATTAGTAACAAAGATTTTAGACGAGA
Coding sequences within:
- a CDS encoding T9SS type A sorting domain-containing protein encodes the protein MYNKLFTLLLVVVMIGAVSTTFSTDRHKSYKIVWNGDALRGDNGPFVYNSQRVDYDLQEQPIVYQQSDAPATWTLSEVNVNARTQYDLQSNSVLQYIWQNPANPLEMHAVFMTSTDPGPNWADRNGRYFYTSNGGTSWDYIGVVATTRGGFPCITATNDSRAVVLLHSNEVNATTRTYLFVDVFAGAGTWTTLDPGLSNPALGNIWPYAYTNPTNNHVLFISSQNGVDSCLYNVCTNLNTPGTFRGWTAVPNGETAEQYSVAVSDDGTRYGVATLTLSGGAQLIESTDGGTTFGAPQTILNWNPADSMGTIRSINMVYKGTQPCVVIGLAHTDPVAGTFTPGLPSKMVFWSPSINGGNPVKIDSADGLNGSNSTNDVFLSVTRGVIGRGEFGGALYCAYNKARQDTSSIGNNFFDVYLSYSLNNGATWSTPTQLTNNSGPLRDYRYVAIAPRNAGNTVNIITQGDSVPGSNVNGAPASTAQMIYIKGTDVIGIQPISSEVPTGFQLMQNYPNPFNPTTKIRFALPVSGFATLKIYDATGKEVGNLLSQNLTAGTFEYELKANNLPSGVYFYRLQAGNFAETKKMVLVK
- a CDS encoding S8 family peptidase, which codes for MKKYWLFLLCPMLLSFFSFKDSPDLKYKKIGDRVILRTSDGAKYQPGIINIKFKAPNNNISSLSTATPSIDNIIQQYEVKSVYKPFPLKKDLSKRLPGDEDLDRFVTIKYNGNIDPTDLSNEILKANRDILEWAEPEFVYEALFVPNDPEIANQYHIGRINSYQAWDITQGDTNVVIGIVDSGGDLDHPDLGANIKYLWTDPDDGIDNDGNGYIDDLRGWDFYNGDNDPNVMGGSDHGVHVSGCASQVTNNNTHGAGPGFKVKLRITKHAPDVPDNNIYNSNSGIVYQYQNGAKVINCSFGGATFSSATQNIINNAWSAGVVICASAGNDGSNVPRYPGSYDNVINVASTNATDVKSSFSNYHSTVDISAPGENILSTLYNNIYGLNSGTSMSTPVTCGVVGLIRSKYPSWTNTQVVERLLLGVDSIYNINPTYVGMLGTGRVNAFKCVSDLPIISRISQQISDSLYGNNDKVFDINETVTVNLTYKNIWLAGNNVSLRLTSNDPDVEIVQDSVYAGNLSAYTTYSTGITNTFRVKAKSSCPFDKVVTFSLRTSANAYHDNNTANFTVTFRQGWATHTINNMKLSLTKDGAVGKKTQAYGSGLSIPTYTGNQVLEGGLMIGVSNTKVSDAVRKGTAPATSSDTDFTAINSYNMTLPGILSNEDGKGYFNDNGAGSNKIGVTVRSESFAWNTAPDANYIILRYTIKNTSGASISNMYAAMYLYATPNGVNTNNITSLDTANKIGYTFNNSATNPYIGVSLLSNQNLNFKALNASEVLTGFTTQEKWDAMSNGIVSGYQGPGINCFVISAGPMNLNNNDSVVVGYAVVKGNDLADLRNNSNNAKNKFGVIGIEQISSNVPERFSLFQNYPNPFNPSTTIRFDVPKEDIVKLSLYDILGREVSTIYNGKLGAGTYKIDFNAAEISSGVYFYKIEAGFYSDVKKMVILK
- a CDS encoding T9SS type A sorting domain-containing protein, translating into MKTTLYLALLCLMVSNSNFLHSQGSTITEVNVNGRTVYDMQSLGSTHMLEVNPSNPLEMHACFLVSTDPPPAYTNRNVRYFYTSNGGTSWDYIGEVAQTRAGFPSLTFTNDSRAVILTSSSDNGSLRTLVYVDVFAGAGTWTTLDPGLANSIVPLNPVGIIRNTNNHLFFTCSPFKNSCTNFNPPGTFSGYTNIDSFSSPIMSAIDVTPDKIGIAFITSMQTNVAPGSVKFIESSNSGLSWSEPVTIWAANYNTDSLAALRGIDCSYYGETPSVVFEVCKRSPTSGEYFPKKISHIIFWSPTVNNGSPQKIDSSMGLTGSNPTNDVFSGVCRPVIGYSVFSSVYFVAYCKARNDTDAAGNNFFDIHLKCTVTSGALWGTSYQITNTSGPLRDFRYPSIAEQNNAIHITAQRDSIPGSSINGSSTSNAQIVFIKVYDNGLSCSPIGIQNINNIIPEEFELKQNYPNPFNPVTQIEFSVPVNSFVKLKVYNSAGELVSILAEGEMARGSYKADFNAANLASGVYYYVMEYNEENSGRWNSISKKMVLIK